The genomic DNA ATTTAAAATCAATTATCTCCATATCGCGAGATATTACCGAACGCAAAAAAGATGAAGATGCTATTGCTCGACTTAATGAAGAACTAGAAGCGCGAGTTAAACAACGTACTGCCGAACTAGAAACTGCTAATCAGTCTTTGAAAGCTGAAATTATTGAGCGTCAAAGAGCCGAACGAGAAAATCAGCTACTACAAAATATCACTCAGATCGTTGCTACTGCCGACGATTTTGAAGATGCTATTTCTTGTATCCTTCGCAAAATGTGTGATTATGAAAAGTGGGATTTTGGCGAAGCCTGGCTACCTACTGAGCGAGAGAACGTCTTGCAGCTTTGTTCTGCTTGGTATAGCAATTCTCCAGAACTTTTATCATTTAGAGAAGCCAGCCTTCATTTTACTTTTGCTCCCAACATTGGTCTTCCAGGTAGAGTCTGGGCGACTAAAGAAGCTGAGTGGATTCATAATGTTTCTCTAGAAAGCGAAAATTCTTTTCTTAGAACCAAAGTTGCTCAGCAGCTAGGGTTGAAAACCGCTCTGGGTCTACCCGTGGTTTCTCATGACAAATTAATTGCAGTTTTTGTTTTCTATAGTCATCAAGAATGTTCTAAAAATAACCGCACGATAAAACTACTGAAAGCGACTTGCGCTCAGCTAGGTTTAATTATGGAACGCAAAGTGTTTGAAAATGCTTTGCGCTCTAGCATGGCAACTAATCGCGCTTTACTAGATGCTATTCCCGATTGGATATTTCGCTTCAGCTACGACAATGCAGTTGTTAATTACAAAGCTTCTAAAAATACCCCTGTTCCTTTAATTACCGACAATTTTGTTGGTAAAAATATCTATCGAATTTTGCCTCAAAAATATGCAGATTTAATGGCACAAAATATATCTGAAGCTTTAGTTAGTAATGAAGTACGGGTTTGTGAATATCAACTATCCAAAGAATCACAAACTATAGATTATGAAGCGCGCATCGCGGTAAGCAGTAAAGATGAAGTGATGGCGATCGTGCGAGATATTACTGCGCGTAAAAATTACGAACGAGATATTCACAATGCACTAAAACAAGAAAAAAAACTCAACGAACTAAAATCTCGCTTTGTCTCTATGACCTCTCATGAATTTCGGACACCACTAACTTCAATGTTATTTTCCTGCGAGCTACTCGAACTTCACGGTCATAAGTGGAGTGAAGACAGGAAACTCAATCATCTCAACCGTATTAAAACTTCGATCAAACGTATGACAGAGTTGTTAAATGATGTCCTGCTTTTGGAAAAAGCTGATGCGGGTAAATTGGACTTAAAACCCACTCAGTTCGATTTGTATAAATTCTGTAAAGAGTTTGTCGAAGAAATAGAATCAATCTACAAAACACATCGAATAATTTTTAACGTGGAGAATTCTACTACTGATAACCAAAACTTTACTGTAAGTATGGACGAAAAACTGCTACAACATATACTTAACAATCTTCTTTCTAATGCCATTAAGTACTCACCCGATCGCGATGAAGTTTACTTTGACTTGAAATATGAAACAGAACAAGTAGTGTTTCAAGTTCGAGATTTAGGCATTGGCATTCCGCAAGAAGATCGAAAACATTTATTCGATTCTTTTCATCGAGCGAGTAACGTTAGTTCGATCCCTGGCACTGGATTAGGACTGCCTATAGTCAAAAGAGCGGTAGATTTGTACGGTGGAACTATCACTATGCAAAGTCAAGTTAGAAAGGGTACAACTTTTACCGTTACCCTCCCATACTTGATTGAAAACCCAGTTGATGAAGTTTCTGCAACTACATAAGCTGTTGTTTTCAAATACATACAAAAAAAATAAGGAGATTTAAATTATGACCAAACTTTTGGTAATTGAAGACGAACAATTTGTTAGAGAAGGTATTACAGAACTTTTAGAAGCGGAAGATTACGAAGTCTTTAGTACGGAAAACGGTATTTTAGGCGTTCTTTGGGCGCAGGAAAATTTACCAGACTTAGTAATTTGCGATGTCATGATGCCTGAAATTGACGGACATGAAGTTTTGTCCGAAATGCGTAACATACCAAGTTTGGCTTTGACACCATTTATTTTTCTTACTGCCAAGGCTGATAAAACTAGCATGAGACATGGTATGGAATTAGGTGCAGATGATTATCTGACCAAGCCAATTTCTAGAGACGATTTGATTAACGCTATAGAAACCAGATTGGCAAAACATAAAAAAATACAAGAACAATATGATAAACAGCTTAAGCGTGCCGATGAGTTAGAGCAAAGAGTCGGCGAAATTGAAAAACTATACATTCAAGAAAAGCTATCGCAAAAATATTACGAAGCAGTGCTCAAGCTAGCTATAGCAATTAACTTGATAGAGAAAATTCAACCAGGAGAATTGCGCGATCGCAACATAGACATTATTCGTAAAACTTGTGCAAATGAGATTGAGAAGATCGACGACCAACCCAGTTTGCGAAAAAGTATTATATCTAAAAATCCTGAAATAGCTTTGCAATTGCTAAATTGAAAACTGTCAAAACGCCAAATTGTTTGAAACGCCTCCCGCTAATAGTAGAAGTTAATCTTGATTATTGCATTAACACTTTTTTAGAGCGCAATCAAACTTTTGGTGAAATTTTGGGAACTCTAAATCTAACCCCAAATTGAAATCAAATTAATGTTGACATTCAGCGATAACTGGTTGCTAACTGATTCACTAACAGATTATGTTCTGGGAATTTCCTCTAGCGTGTCTTCTTTCATGCCACATGGTATGTGTTACCTGTGGAAACCCAGTTTAATTGGACTTTATGTAGTTAGCGATCTGTTAATTGCTATATCTTATTATTCAATTCCCTTTACTTTGATTTATATCGTTCGCA from Myxosarcina sp. GI1 includes the following:
- a CDS encoding response regulator transcription factor, producing the protein MTKLLVIEDEQFVREGITELLEAEDYEVFSTENGILGVLWAQENLPDLVICDVMMPEIDGHEVLSEMRNIPSLALTPFIFLTAKADKTSMRHGMELGADDYLTKPISRDDLINAIETRLAKHKKIQEQYDKQLKRADELEQRVGEIEKLYIQEKLSQKYYEAVLKLAIAINLIEKIQPGELRDRNIDIIRKTCANEIEKIDDQPSLRKSIISKNPEIALQLLN
- a CDS encoding PAS domain S-box protein, whose amino-acid sequence is MTNKFALWQKLKSTRNCDIKLRYVSIALPILVIVVACVVLLGWYLDLPALKSIFLGRSTMKFSTALCFILNSTSLLLWHRQQFARLDRTSRVSNLLISGFLYLVPTLTIVFTTMTLVEYGFQVDLGTNLLSFLDTLNAVGDNFGGRMSPNTALSFFWFSWATILLIQKYYHAVQLLAVAIIGVALTSLMGHIYDLAWFYGMNTGTEIAVVTVFNFLFLAFALLGTHADKALMRIITRNEAGGLMARWLLPLVTIIPPLLGWFFWSNFLDIDVVTETRIALTTLLEISILDAVVLWTAKKLNEIDRQRQSFFQDLEESEQQLSLAFDCAVIGKALLSIEGKFLKVNPALCEIVGYSKRELLNLKFQDITYAEDLANLEYRNRMLAGEINTHQIEKRYIHKLGHLVWVSISVSLVRDRQNREPLYFVAQVQDTTERKQTEAAIRESEAKYRLIAENSNDLIASLSSDRVYYYVSPACHTLLGYTQQEMLARCLDEFLHPEDLEIYLQDGEACAIRGDRCTNIYRMRHKNGHYRWFESTNRYLKESDLKSIISISRDITERKKDEDAIARLNEELEARVKQRTAELETANQSLKAEIIERQRAERENQLLQNITQIVATADDFEDAISCILRKMCDYEKWDFGEAWLPTERENVLQLCSAWYSNSPELLSFREASLHFTFAPNIGLPGRVWATKEAEWIHNVSLESENSFLRTKVAQQLGLKTALGLPVVSHDKLIAVFVFYSHQECSKNNRTIKLLKATCAQLGLIMERKVFENALRSSMATNRALLDAIPDWIFRFSYDNAVVNYKASKNTPVPLITDNFVGKNIYRILPQKYADLMAQNISEALVSNEVRVCEYQLSKESQTIDYEARIAVSSKDEVMAIVRDITARKNYERDIHNALKQEKKLNELKSRFVSMTSHEFRTPLTSMLFSCELLELHGHKWSEDRKLNHLNRIKTSIKRMTELLNDVLLLEKADAGKLDLKPTQFDLYKFCKEFVEEIESIYKTHRIIFNVENSTTDNQNFTVSMDEKLLQHILNNLLSNAIKYSPDRDEVYFDLKYETEQVVFQVRDLGIGIPQEDRKHLFDSFHRASNVSSIPGTGLGLPIVKRAVDLYGGTITMQSQVRKGTTFTVTLPYLIENPVDEVSATT